A stretch of Paraburkholderia phenazinium DNA encodes these proteins:
- the ppk2 gene encoding polyphosphate kinase 2 — protein MKEQDPSADTASMAERQRRFEEDLIDAYDEELEMEVDDRIGDGEAGFSPEHREARKHYFRELFRLQGELVKLQDWIVATGHRLVVIFEGRDAAGKGGAIKRITQRLNPRVCRVAALPAPNNRERTQWYFQRYATHLPAGGEMVLFDRSWYNRAGVERVMNFCTDEEYEEFFRSVPEFEKMLVRSGVQIIKYWFSITDEEQEIRFQTRIHDPLKQWKLSPMDLESRRRWEAYTHAKEVMLQRSHIPEAPWWVVQAVDKKRARLNCIHHLLSQVPYHEIEHPTINLPERVHNSEYIRQPVPANMIVPELY, from the coding sequence ATGAAAGAGCAGGATCCCAGCGCCGATACGGCATCGATGGCAGAACGGCAGCGCCGTTTTGAAGAGGATCTCATCGACGCGTACGACGAAGAGCTCGAGATGGAGGTAGACGACCGCATCGGCGACGGCGAAGCGGGCTTCTCACCCGAGCATCGCGAGGCGCGTAAGCATTACTTCCGCGAGCTGTTCCGTCTGCAAGGGGAGCTGGTCAAACTGCAGGACTGGATCGTCGCGACGGGGCACCGTCTGGTAGTGATTTTCGAGGGACGCGATGCGGCAGGCAAGGGTGGCGCGATCAAGCGCATCACGCAGCGCCTGAACCCGCGCGTGTGCCGGGTTGCGGCACTACCGGCGCCGAACAATCGCGAGCGCACGCAGTGGTATTTTCAGCGCTATGCAACCCATCTGCCGGCTGGCGGCGAGATGGTGCTGTTTGACCGCAGCTGGTACAACCGGGCGGGTGTCGAGCGCGTGATGAACTTCTGTACCGACGAAGAGTACGAGGAGTTTTTCCGCTCGGTGCCGGAGTTCGAGAAGATGCTGGTGCGCAGCGGCGTGCAGATTATCAAGTACTGGTTTTCGATCACCGACGAAGAGCAGGAAATCCGCTTTCAGACCCGCATCCACGATCCGCTCAAGCAGTGGAAGCTGAGCCCGATGGACCTGGAAAGCCGCCGCCGCTGGGAGGCTTATACGCACGCGAAGGAAGTGATGCTGCAGCGTTCGCATATTCCCGAAGCGCCATGGTGGGTCGTGCAGGCCGTCGACAAGAAGCGCGCGCGTCTGAACTGCATTCACCATTTGCTGAGTCAGGTGCCGTACCACGAGATCGAGCATCCGACGATCAACCTGCCGGAGCGTGTACACAACAGCGAGTACATCCGTCAGCCAGTGCCGGCCAATATGATCGTGCCGGAACTGTATTGA
- a CDS encoding S1C family serine protease, translating into MGSRPRFIDDLSRAASEPVAPGGSTGPSALSDDALLDAYSRTVIGALERVQQAVVFISVEHRTPANPGGRGTRGGTGSGFLFTPDGYLLTNSHVVHGAAQIRVTLADGSQFDADLVGDDPGSDLAVLRIGSAEPLPHVELGESGRLRVGQIAIAVGNPLGLQQTVTTGVVSALGRSLRSNSGRMIYDVIQTDAALNPGNSGGPLINSAGQVIGVNTAIIPGAQAICFATAIDTAKWVIMQIFAHGRVRRAYIGVAGTTTPLSRRVQRYFGLNSETGVRVMEIVKASPAALGGLRTDDTIVAIDALPVDGVDSLQRVLDASRIDRPVNMTVLRGAQRLELTLTPVEQTS; encoded by the coding sequence ATGGGAAGCCGTCCCCGTTTTATCGACGACCTGTCGCGCGCGGCGTCTGAGCCCGTTGCGCCTGGCGGGTCCACTGGCCCGTCCGCGCTATCCGACGACGCCCTGCTCGACGCCTACTCGCGCACCGTGATCGGCGCGCTGGAGCGCGTCCAGCAGGCAGTCGTCTTCATTTCCGTCGAACACCGAACCCCCGCCAACCCCGGTGGCCGCGGCACACGCGGCGGCACCGGCTCGGGCTTTCTGTTCACACCTGACGGCTACCTGCTGACCAATAGTCATGTCGTGCACGGCGCCGCGCAGATCCGCGTGACCCTCGCGGACGGCAGCCAGTTCGACGCCGATCTGGTCGGCGACGACCCCGGCAGCGACCTCGCCGTGCTGCGGATCGGCTCGGCCGAACCGTTGCCGCACGTCGAACTCGGCGAATCCGGGCGGCTGCGGGTCGGTCAGATTGCGATCGCGGTCGGCAACCCGCTCGGCCTCCAGCAGACCGTCACGACCGGCGTGGTGTCCGCCCTCGGCCGCTCGCTGCGCTCGAACTCGGGCCGCATGATCTACGACGTGATCCAGACCGACGCGGCCTTGAATCCCGGCAATTCGGGCGGTCCGTTGATCAACTCGGCGGGTCAGGTGATCGGCGTGAACACGGCCATCATCCCCGGTGCTCAGGCCATCTGCTTTGCCACCGCAATCGACACCGCCAAGTGGGTCATCATGCAGATCTTCGCCCATGGCCGCGTGCGCCGTGCGTATATCGGCGTAGCGGGCACCACGACGCCGCTGTCGCGGCGTGTACAGCGCTACTTTGGATTGAACTCGGAGACCGGCGTGCGGGTGATGGAAATCGTCAAGGCGAGCCCGGCCGCGCTCGGTGGACTGCGCACGGACGACACGATCGTCGCGATCGATGCGCTGCCCGTCGACGGGGTCGATAGCCTGCAACGGGTGCTGGATGCGTCGCGCATCGACCGTCCGGTCAATATGACGGTGTTGCGCGGCGCGCAGCGGCTCGAGCTGACGCTGACGCCGGTCGAACAGACGAGTTGA
- the ggt gene encoding gamma-glutamyltransferase, whose product MSSGKVKLSACAFALAAFLTVSSGFLEAVPAYAKTSDQQPAVLDASAVAVADKFSADAAEQIFKEGGNAVDAAVAIAFTLAVTYPEAGNIGGGGFMTLYVNGKPYFLDYREKAPLAATRNMYLDDKGEVVKGMSLFGYRAVGVPGTVEGMWEAQRRFGKLKWKQVLAPAIKYATDGFEVSEQLQQRRDDAAKEFAGKTNFDTYFGNLKQGVNFKQADLAAVLTRIANQGAKDFYDGKTADLIATSMRGHGLITKEDLHEYKAIWREPVQADWNGYHVITAPPPSSGGVGLVQLLKMKADIAPDFKDVPLNSAQYVHLIAEIEKRVFADRAQYMGDPDFYKVPVAQLIDDAYLAKRAADVNPTTPSDTKSVQPGLGTSMPEKAETTHFSVIDKWGNAVSNTYTLNGYFGSGVVVDGTGIVLNDEMDDFSAKPGVANQFGVVGSDANAIAPKKRPLSSMTPTILTKDGKVSLVIGTPGGSRIFTSIFQVINNVYDFNMPLPDAVAAMRFHHQLLPPNTIFWEPYKPITGDLAQQIEAKGYVLKGQDFSGDIQVIKVNGDTPEPAADPRGRGVTRVVQ is encoded by the coding sequence ATGTCATCGGGTAAAGTAAAGTTGTCTGCTTGCGCATTTGCGTTAGCAGCATTCCTTACCGTATCGAGCGGGTTCCTCGAAGCGGTGCCGGCGTACGCGAAGACTTCGGATCAGCAACCCGCAGTTCTCGACGCTTCGGCCGTTGCCGTGGCAGACAAGTTCAGCGCCGATGCCGCTGAGCAGATCTTCAAGGAAGGCGGCAATGCCGTCGACGCCGCCGTGGCGATTGCCTTTACGCTTGCCGTGACGTATCCGGAAGCTGGCAACATTGGCGGTGGTGGTTTTATGACGCTGTATGTCAACGGCAAACCGTACTTTCTCGACTATCGGGAGAAGGCGCCGCTTGCGGCCACACGCAATATGTATCTCGACGACAAGGGCGAGGTCGTCAAAGGCATGAGCCTTTTCGGTTATCGCGCGGTGGGTGTGCCGGGCACGGTCGAAGGCATGTGGGAAGCGCAGCGCCGTTTCGGCAAGCTGAAGTGGAAGCAGGTGCTGGCTCCGGCCATCAAGTACGCTACAGACGGCTTCGAAGTGAGCGAACAGTTGCAGCAGCGTCGTGACGATGCCGCTAAAGAGTTTGCAGGCAAGACCAACTTCGATACCTACTTTGGTAATCTCAAGCAGGGCGTCAACTTCAAGCAGGCGGACCTTGCCGCCGTGCTGACGCGTATTGCCAATCAGGGTGCCAAAGACTTCTACGATGGCAAGACCGCCGACCTGATCGCCACATCCATGCGCGGCCATGGCTTGATCACGAAAGAGGATCTGCATGAGTACAAGGCCATCTGGCGTGAGCCGGTTCAGGCCGACTGGAATGGCTATCACGTGATCACCGCGCCGCCGCCGAGCTCAGGCGGTGTCGGTCTCGTGCAATTGCTAAAGATGAAGGCGGATATCGCACCTGACTTCAAGGACGTGCCGCTCAACTCGGCGCAGTATGTGCACCTGATTGCGGAAATCGAAAAGCGTGTATTTGCCGACCGTGCCCAGTACATGGGCGACCCTGATTTCTACAAGGTTCCGGTGGCGCAGTTGATCGACGATGCGTACCTTGCCAAACGCGCCGCCGACGTTAACCCCACGACTCCATCGGACACAAAGAGTGTGCAGCCAGGACTCGGCACCTCGATGCCGGAAAAGGCCGAGACCACGCATTTCTCGGTGATCGACAAGTGGGGTAACGCGGTGTCGAACACCTATACGCTCAATGGCTATTTCGGCTCGGGCGTCGTGGTGGACGGCACAGGGATCGTGCTCAACGATGAAATGGACGACTTCTCCGCCAAGCCGGGGGTGGCGAACCAGTTTGGCGTGGTGGGCAGCGATGCGAATGCGATCGCGCCGAAGAAGCGTCCGCTTTCGTCGATGACGCCGACTATCCTGACGAAGGACGGCAAGGTGTCGCTGGTGATCGGCACGCCGGGTGGCTCGCGCATCTTCACGTCGATTTTCCAGGTGATCAACAACGTCTACGACTTCAACATGCCGTTGCCCGACGCAGTCGCCGCGATGCGCTTTCATCACCAGTTGTTGCCGCCTAACACGATCTTCTGGGAGCCGTACAAGCCGATCACCGGCGATCTCGCGCAGCAGATCGAGGCGAAGGGTTACGTGTTGAAAGGCCAGGATTTCAGCGGCGATATCCAGGTCATCAAGGTCAATGGCGATACGCCGGAGCCGGCTGCCGATCCGCGTGGCCGCGGTGTGACGCGAGTGGTTCAGTGA
- a CDS encoding MFS transporter, with amino-acid sequence MSYVHPWHGETVQGTSPGLLRRAIAASALGNATEWFDYGIYAYGLTYISAALFPGNTTQATLFALATFAISFLVRPLGGLFWGPLGDRLGRKYVLALTIIMMSTATLLVGLVPTYASIGWWAPAVLIVLRMVQGFSTGGEYGGAATFMAEYAPDKKRGFCGSFLEFATLAGFSLGAFLMLGCSIALGNTTMHAWGWRLPFLIAAPLGLIGFYLRSRLEDTPVFLELEQSSREENDARVPLKDLLTGYAQPLLLLGGLVVALNVVNYVLLAYMPTFMQKQLSMSDNMSLLVPLIGMLAMMVFLPFAGTFSDRVGRKNVWWFSLIGLFVAAIPMFLLMRHGIAGALAGFAVLGLLYVPQLASISAMFPAMFPTQVRYAGMAIAYNISTSIFGGTAPMVNEWLIAHTGSTLVPAYYMMGACVIGACALLFVTETTGCSLRGREIPGKK; translated from the coding sequence ATGAGTTACGTACATCCATGGCACGGCGAAACTGTGCAAGGCACCTCGCCGGGCCTGTTACGGCGCGCCATCGCCGCCTCGGCGCTGGGCAATGCCACCGAGTGGTTCGACTACGGCATCTATGCGTACGGCCTGACGTATATATCGGCCGCACTGTTCCCCGGCAACACGACGCAGGCGACGCTGTTCGCGCTCGCCACTTTCGCCATTTCGTTTTTGGTCCGCCCACTCGGGGGACTATTCTGGGGGCCGCTCGGTGACCGCCTGGGCCGCAAGTATGTGCTTGCGCTGACGATCATCATGATGTCTACGGCGACCCTGCTGGTCGGGCTCGTGCCAACGTATGCAAGCATCGGATGGTGGGCTCCCGCGGTGCTGATCGTCTTACGGATGGTCCAGGGTTTTTCGACTGGAGGGGAGTATGGTGGCGCGGCGACCTTCATGGCCGAATATGCGCCTGACAAAAAGCGCGGCTTTTGCGGCAGCTTCCTCGAATTTGCCACGCTGGCAGGCTTTTCTCTCGGCGCGTTTCTGATGCTGGGTTGTTCCATTGCATTGGGAAACACAACGATGCATGCCTGGGGGTGGCGTCTGCCGTTTCTGATCGCGGCCCCGCTTGGGCTGATCGGCTTCTATCTGCGTTCCAGACTCGAAGACACGCCTGTCTTTCTCGAGCTCGAGCAGTCGAGCCGAGAGGAAAACGACGCTCGCGTGCCGCTGAAAGATCTGCTGACCGGATATGCGCAGCCGCTGCTGTTGCTTGGCGGCCTGGTGGTGGCCTTGAATGTCGTCAATTACGTGTTATTGGCTTATATGCCGACCTTCATGCAGAAGCAATTGAGTATGAGCGACAACATGTCATTGCTCGTCCCGCTCATTGGCATGCTGGCAATGATGGTCTTTCTACCTTTTGCCGGGACCTTTTCTGATCGGGTCGGCCGCAAGAATGTCTGGTGGTTTTCGCTGATTGGCCTTTTCGTCGCGGCCATTCCCATGTTCCTCCTGATGCGGCATGGAATAGCGGGTGCGCTCGCGGGTTTCGCCGTGTTGGGCTTGCTCTACGTGCCTCAACTGGCCAGCATCTCGGCGATGTTCCCAGCAATGTTCCCTACTCAGGTGCGCTATGCCGGCATGGCCATCGCCTACAACATCTCGACCTCGATCTTCGGAGGCACCGCTCCGATGGTGAACGAGTGGCTCATTGCGCATACCGGCAGTACGCTGGTGCCGGCTTACTACATGATGGGCGCTTGTGTGATCGGCGCATGCGCGCTGCTGTTCGTTACGGAAACCACCGGCTGCTCCTTGCGCGGACGGGAGATTCCAGGCAAGAAGTAG
- a CDS encoding aspartate aminotransferase family protein, with translation MTQLNQLFEADRAHFMHPSTHAHDHASGALPGRIVTGAKGIRIEDHQGKTYIDAFAGLYCVNIGYGRTEVADAIYEQAKKLAYYHTYVGHSTDTIIELSSRIIDWAPAGMKKVYYGMSGSDANETQIKLAWYYNNVKGRPDKKKIISRQRGYHGSGIVTGSLTGLPSFHQYFDLPLERVKHTVCPHWYRQAPAGMNETQFVAYCVDELERLIAEEGADTIAAFIGEPVMGTGGILPPPDGYWPAIQQVLKKHDILLISDEVVCGFGRLGSKMGAQHYGIQPDLITVAKGLTSAYAPLSGVIVGEGVWDVIDKASQEFGAMGHGWTYSGHPVCAAAALANLEILERENITQNAAQTGAYLLEQLHAAFDDHPMVGEVRGAGMLAALEFMADKDERRAFDPTLKVGPRVSAAAMQRGLIARAMPHGDILGFAPPLVATRADVDEIVRLARGAVDEIAAEVHGQPATA, from the coding sequence ATGACCCAACTCAACCAGCTCTTCGAAGCAGACCGCGCGCATTTCATGCACCCCTCGACGCACGCGCACGATCACGCTAGCGGCGCTCTGCCGGGCCGCATTGTGACGGGTGCCAAAGGCATCCGGATCGAGGACCACCAAGGCAAGACGTACATTGACGCCTTCGCTGGCCTCTACTGCGTGAACATCGGCTATGGCCGCACCGAAGTGGCCGATGCGATCTACGAGCAGGCGAAGAAACTTGCCTACTACCACACGTACGTCGGACACTCGACAGATACGATCATCGAACTGTCGTCGCGCATTATCGACTGGGCGCCAGCGGGGATGAAGAAGGTGTACTACGGCATGTCCGGCTCGGATGCCAACGAAACGCAGATCAAGCTCGCCTGGTACTACAACAACGTCAAAGGGCGCCCTGACAAGAAGAAGATCATCTCGCGCCAGCGCGGCTATCACGGCTCGGGCATCGTCACCGGCAGTCTCACGGGTCTGCCCAGCTTTCATCAGTATTTCGATTTGCCACTGGAACGTGTGAAGCACACGGTGTGTCCGCACTGGTACCGTCAGGCGCCTGCCGGGATGAACGAAACGCAGTTCGTCGCGTATTGCGTCGATGAACTGGAACGGCTGATCGCAGAGGAGGGCGCCGATACGATTGCCGCCTTCATCGGCGAACCGGTGATGGGCACTGGCGGCATCCTGCCGCCGCCGGACGGCTATTGGCCCGCGATCCAGCAGGTCTTGAAGAAGCACGACATCCTGTTGATCAGCGATGAAGTAGTGTGCGGTTTTGGCCGCCTCGGTTCGAAGATGGGCGCGCAACACTACGGTATCCAACCCGATCTGATTACCGTTGCGAAGGGGCTGACCAGCGCGTACGCGCCGTTGTCGGGCGTGATTGTCGGTGAAGGGGTGTGGGACGTAATCGATAAGGCGTCGCAGGAATTCGGCGCAATGGGTCATGGCTGGACCTACTCGGGTCACCCGGTTTGCGCTGCGGCGGCACTCGCCAATCTCGAGATCCTCGAACGCGAGAATATTACGCAGAACGCTGCGCAGACCGGCGCTTACCTGCTCGAGCAACTGCACGCAGCGTTCGATGATCATCCAATGGTAGGTGAAGTCCGCGGGGCGGGTATGCTCGCTGCTTTGGAATTCATGGCGGACAAGGATGAGCGGCGTGCTTTCGATCCGACGCTCAAGGTTGGGCCGCGTGTGTCGGCCGCTGCGATGCAACGTGGTCTGATTGCGCGGGCCATGCCACACGGCGACATTCTCGGCTTTGCGCCGCCCCTTGTCGCCACACGCGCAGACGTGGACGAAATCGTGCGTCTTGCGCGCGGCGCAGTTGACGAAATCGCCGCTGAAGTACACGGGCAGCCGGCCACCGCATAG
- a CDS encoding NAD-dependent succinate-semialdehyde dehydrogenase: MLLGHPVLFKSLCYVDGRWVHSASASTVAVQNPADQEVLGHVPMLEAAQITQAVDAAHRAFSNWRWLPVAKRATLLLRWHELILRHQNDLAAILSLEQGKPLAEARGEITYGASFVEWFAHEARRLNGRTIPSHIDGAQLGTLIEPVGVAALITPWNFPTAMITRKAAAALAAGCTVVVKPAHETPFSALALAQLAEEAGLPAGVFNVVLGEPQMAMETLVRDTRVRAVSFTGSTRVGALVMRTAAQAGIKKTALELGGNAPFIVTEDADLEQAVRVAVAAKFQTSGQDCCAANRMLVARPVYEPFVERYSTAVRALRVGAAFESGVDVGPLMHQAAFDATVARVEDARAKGARITVGGAAHARGGWFFEPTVIADTASGMRVYDEENFAPVSAVAPFDTLDEAIARANDTEYGLAAYLCATDLNTVFQVIRRLEFAMVSVNGAKFTGAPIPFGGIKASGLGREGGVEGFEPFVETRYFCLGELGVPVTESPPRGHRKPAPVAA, translated from the coding sequence ATGTTGCTGGGTCATCCCGTCCTATTCAAATCGCTCTGCTATGTCGATGGACGTTGGGTGCATAGTGCGAGCGCATCGACCGTCGCCGTCCAGAACCCGGCTGACCAGGAGGTACTGGGTCATGTCCCGATGCTGGAGGCTGCGCAAATCACGCAAGCGGTCGACGCGGCACACCGCGCGTTCTCAAACTGGCGCTGGCTGCCGGTGGCAAAGCGCGCCACTTTACTGCTGCGCTGGCACGAACTAATCTTGCGTCATCAGAACGATCTCGCTGCGATCCTCTCGCTGGAGCAAGGCAAGCCTCTGGCGGAAGCGCGCGGTGAAATCACGTACGGGGCGAGCTTTGTCGAATGGTTTGCGCACGAAGCGCGCCGTCTCAATGGACGTACGATTCCTTCGCATATCGACGGCGCCCAGCTTGGCACTCTCATCGAGCCCGTAGGAGTGGCAGCGTTGATCACGCCCTGGAATTTCCCCACGGCCATGATCACGCGCAAAGCGGCGGCCGCGCTTGCGGCGGGTTGCACCGTGGTGGTGAAGCCTGCGCACGAAACGCCGTTTTCCGCCTTGGCACTGGCGCAGCTCGCTGAAGAAGCGGGCTTGCCCGCGGGCGTGTTCAACGTCGTGCTCGGCGAACCGCAGATGGCGATGGAAACGCTGGTGCGCGATACGCGCGTGCGTGCAGTGAGCTTTACGGGCTCGACGCGAGTGGGCGCGCTGGTGATGCGGACCGCAGCGCAAGCAGGCATCAAGAAGACGGCGCTTGAGTTAGGTGGCAATGCGCCGTTCATCGTTACCGAGGACGCGGATCTGGAGCAGGCAGTGCGCGTCGCGGTGGCCGCGAAATTTCAGACTTCCGGACAGGACTGTTGCGCAGCGAACCGGATGCTCGTTGCGCGGCCCGTTTATGAGCCTTTTGTCGAACGTTATAGCACTGCGGTGCGTGCGCTGCGAGTAGGGGCAGCGTTTGAATCAGGCGTCGACGTAGGACCGCTCATGCACCAGGCCGCCTTCGACGCTACTGTGGCGCGTGTCGAAGATGCCCGCGCCAAAGGCGCGCGCATCACCGTGGGCGGTGCGGCGCATGCGCGCGGTGGCTGGTTCTTCGAGCCTACCGTGATTGCCGACACCGCGTCCGGCATGCGCGTCTACGACGAAGAGAATTTCGCGCCTGTCTCCGCGGTTGCGCCATTTGACACACTCGATGAAGCGATCGCACGGGCCAACGACACCGAATACGGCCTCGCGGCTTATCTCTGCGCAACGGACCTGAACACGGTATTCCAGGTGATCCGTCGTCTGGAGTTCGCGATGGTGTCCGTGAACGGTGCGAAGTTCACCGGCGCGCCGATTCCGTTCGGCGGCATCAAGGCTTCCGGGCTGGGTCGTGAAGGCGGCGTCGAAGGTTTCGAGCCTTTTGTCGAGACACGTTATTTCTGCCTCGGCGAACTCGGTGTGCCGGTGACCGAAAGCCCTCCCCGAGGACACCGTAAGCCCGCGCCTGTTGCGGCCTAG
- a CDS encoding Lrp/AsnC family transcriptional regulator has product MKLDRYDLAILRILSQDGRMTKSHLAEEINLSVSPAWERVRRLEESGIIRGYRADVDWLRAFEGSRVIVEVTLARHTAPDMRRFEERIAGASEVLQCHATGGGVDYVMHVMSRNIDHYQRFIDALLTEELGIEKYFTYIVTKEVKSMVEGVPAWAGDEVAGET; this is encoded by the coding sequence ATGAAACTCGACCGGTACGACCTCGCTATTCTGCGCATTCTGTCGCAAGACGGACGCATGACGAAGTCGCACCTCGCTGAAGAAATCAACCTGTCGGTTTCGCCGGCATGGGAACGTGTGCGGCGGCTTGAGGAGAGCGGCATCATTCGCGGCTATCGGGCCGACGTGGACTGGCTGCGCGCCTTCGAGGGCAGCCGCGTGATCGTCGAAGTGACGCTCGCGCGGCACACGGCGCCCGACATGCGCCGCTTCGAGGAGCGCATCGCCGGCGCGTCCGAAGTTTTGCAGTGCCACGCAACGGGTGGCGGTGTCGACTATGTGATGCACGTGATGTCGCGCAATATCGACCACTATCAACGCTTCATCGATGCATTGCTGACCGAAGAACTCGGCATCGAAAAGTACTTCACCTACATCGTCACGAAAGAGGTGAAGAGCATGGTGGAGGGCGTGCCCGCGTGGGCAGGCGATGAGGTTGCGGGCGAGACCTGA
- the doeB gene encoding N(2)-acetyl-L-2,4-diaminobutanoate deacetylase DoeB, with product MRPSPIQPTVDFEAHGEQHGFLKLPHSHDASAWGAVMIPVTVIRRGEGPTVLLTGGNHGDEYEGPIALSKLASALKASDVTGRVIIVPFMNYPAFRAGNRTSPIDRGNLNRSFPGKPDGTVTEKIADYFQRYLLPLADYVLDLHAGGRTLDFVPLAAIHVLQDAGQQARCEAAMRAFGAPYSMRMLEMDSVGLFDTAVEEAGKVFVSTELGGGGTATVRSVAVAVRGVRGFLAHAGVLVRHDDLNSRAASHDGARTTTLLDMPDGTCYTTSEHEGLLELCKELGDRVESGELIARIYDATRTGLPPVEYRARRGGLLAARHFPGLVRIGDTVAVVAEVVEWGKNP from the coding sequence ATGCGGCCATCTCCGATTCAGCCGACGGTCGACTTCGAGGCCCACGGCGAACAACATGGCTTTCTCAAACTGCCGCATTCGCATGATGCGTCGGCCTGGGGCGCGGTGATGATTCCGGTTACCGTCATTCGTCGCGGCGAGGGGCCGACGGTGTTGCTGACCGGCGGCAATCACGGCGACGAATACGAAGGGCCGATAGCGTTGTCGAAGCTCGCGTCTGCGCTCAAAGCGTCGGACGTGACCGGGCGCGTGATCATCGTGCCATTCATGAACTATCCGGCGTTCCGCGCGGGAAACCGCACGTCACCGATCGATCGTGGCAATCTGAACCGCAGTTTTCCGGGTAAGCCGGATGGCACGGTGACCGAAAAAATCGCCGATTACTTCCAGCGTTATTTGTTGCCGCTGGCGGACTACGTGCTCGATCTGCACGCTGGCGGCCGCACGCTCGATTTCGTGCCGTTGGCCGCGATTCATGTTTTGCAGGACGCCGGACAGCAGGCACGTTGCGAAGCAGCGATGCGTGCGTTCGGTGCACCTTATTCAATGAGGATGCTGGAAATGGATAGCGTTGGGCTGTTCGATACAGCGGTCGAAGAGGCGGGCAAGGTGTTCGTGTCGACGGAGCTGGGCGGCGGTGGCACGGCAACCGTCCGGAGCGTGGCGGTGGCGGTGCGCGGCGTACGCGGATTCCTTGCGCACGCGGGGGTGCTTGTCCGGCACGATGATTTGAACTCCCGCGCTGCCTCGCATGATGGAGCGCGCACTACCACGCTGCTCGATATGCCGGATGGCACCTGCTACACGACGAGCGAACATGAAGGCTTGCTTGAACTGTGCAAGGAACTCGGCGATAGGGTCGAGAGCGGTGAATTGATCGCCCGAATCTACGACGCGACGCGCACGGGTTTGCCGCCTGTCGAATATCGCGCGCGCCGTGGTGGCTTGCTGGCGGCGCGCCACTTCCCTGGGCTGGTGCGGATCGGTGACACGGTAGCCGTAGTGGCTGAGGTGGTGGAGTGGGGTAAAAACCCATGA
- the doeA gene encoding ectoine hydrolase DoeA (DoeA (degradation of ectoine A) is also called EutD (ectoine utilization D).), with protein sequence MAETTEQERGAATVAAATPSVRLPFERAEYDARIAKTRRAMQAVDIDLLIVSDPTNMAWLTGYDGWSFYVHQCVLLAMDGEPVWFGRGQDANGARRTVFMRHEQIIGYPDHYVQSTERHPMDYLAREVIEARGWQTCRVGVEMDNYYFSAAAYASLMRNLPNAQWRDATALVNWQRAVKSPREIEYMRIAARIVEKMHARIVERIEPGMRKSDLVADIYATGISGVEDHGGDYPAIVPLLPTGADAAAPHLTWDDTPFARNAGTFFEIAGCFKRYHCPQSRTVYLGKPPRHFIDAERAVVEGIEAGLAAAKPGNTCEDIAHAFFAVLRKSGIEKNSRCGYPIGASYPPDWGERTMSLRPGDRTVLEPGMTFHFMPGLWLEDWGLEITESILITDSGVETFCTTPRKLFTKE encoded by the coding sequence ATGGCAGAAACAACTGAACAGGAACGTGGGGCAGCGACTGTGGCGGCAGCAACGCCCAGCGTACGGTTGCCATTCGAGCGCGCCGAATATGATGCGCGCATTGCGAAGACCCGCCGCGCCATGCAGGCCGTGGACATCGATCTGTTGATCGTATCGGATCCGACCAATATGGCGTGGCTTACCGGCTACGACGGCTGGTCATTCTATGTCCACCAGTGCGTGCTGCTGGCGATGGATGGCGAGCCGGTCTGGTTCGGCCGTGGCCAGGACGCAAACGGGGCACGCCGTACCGTGTTCATGCGGCACGAGCAGATCATTGGTTATCCGGATCATTACGTGCAGTCCACCGAGCGGCATCCGATGGACTACCTCGCCCGTGAAGTGATCGAAGCGCGCGGTTGGCAGACGTGTCGTGTCGGCGTCGAGATGGATAACTACTACTTCAGCGCGGCGGCTTATGCATCGCTGATGCGCAATCTCCCCAATGCGCAGTGGCGTGATGCGACGGCGCTCGTGAACTGGCAGCGCGCGGTGAAATCGCCGCGTGAAATCGAATACATGCGGATTGCGGCGCGCATCGTCGAGAAGATGCATGCACGCATTGTCGAACGCATCGAGCCAGGTATGCGCAAGAGCGATCTTGTTGCGGACATTTACGCGACCGGCATCAGCGGTGTCGAAGACCATGGTGGCGACTATCCGGCCATCGTGCCCTTGCTGCCGACCGGCGCCGATGCCGCGGCACCCCATCTGACATGGGACGACACGCCGTTTGCCCGTAACGCCGGCACGTTCTTCGAAATCGCCGGGTGCTTCAAGCGCTATCACTGCCCGCAGTCGCGCACGGTGTACCTCGGCAAGCCACCACGGCATTTCATCGATGCCGAGCGCGCAGTGGTGGAAGGAATCGAGGCGGGACTCGCTGCAGCGAAGCCGGGCAATACCTGCGAAGACATCGCCCATGCGTTCTTCGCAGTGCTGCGTAAATCGGGTATCGAGAAGAACAGCCGCTGCGGCTATCCGATCGGAGCCAGCTATCCGCCCGACTGGGGCGAGCGGACCATGAGCCTTCGTCCGGGCGACCGGACGGTGCTGGAACCTGGCATGACCTTCCATTTCATGCCGGGCCTATGGCTCGAAGACTGGGGTCTCGAGATCACCGAGAGCATTCTGATTACCGATTCCGGTGTCGAGACTTTTTGTACGACGCCGCGCAAACTGTTCACGAAGGAGTAG